A single Tamandua tetradactyla isolate mTamTet1 chromosome X, mTamTet1.pri, whole genome shotgun sequence DNA region contains:
- the FATE1 gene encoding fetal and adult testis-expressed transcript protein isoform X1, translating to MAGEPTNTKEEMEMPLAKEVSPQGQGQSQECLTTAEMTEQGYWSLGVYQRRQNLELKTVSCVLAPPVWNMTDIRPKKMVGTQLPSSRMSREPGHGDAHEYSRSFQVMRFQYERNQEANEVTENGLEELNEPEMEVMRNQLCIVTTRLQALENQGAMWRHREALFFIMLVSAFIANLWLWMLL from the exons ATGGCAGGAGAGCCCACTAACACCAAGGAGGAGATGGAAATGCCTTTGGCCAAGGAGGTGAGCCCTCAAGGCCAAGGGCAAAGTCAGGAGTGCCTGACAACAGCAG aAATGACAGAGCAGGGATATTGGTCCCTAGGAGTCTACCAGCGGCGACAGAATTTGGAACTCAAGACTGTCAGCTGTGTTCTAGCCCCACCAGTTTGGAATATGACTGACATCCGCCCCAAGAAAATGGTT GGGACCCAGCTGCCATCGTCTAGGATGTCAAGAGAACCAGGTCATGGGGATGCCCATGAGTATTCTAGAAGCTTCCAAGTCATGCGGTTCCAGTATGAGCG CAACCAGGAGGCCAATGAGGTCACAGAGAACGGCTTGGAAGAGCTGAATGAACCAGAGATGGAAGTCATGAGAAATCAG CTGTGCATCGTCACCACGCGACTGCAGGCCTTGGAGAACCAGGGTGCCATGTGGCGCCACAGGGAAGCCCTGTTCTTCATCATGCTGGTGTCGGCCTTCATTGCCAACCTGTGGCTGTGGATGCTGCTGTGA
- the FATE1 gene encoding fetal and adult testis-expressed transcript protein isoform X2, with product MAGEPTNTKEEMEMPLAKEVSPQGQGQSQECLTTAEMTEQGYWSLGVYQRRQNLELKTVSCVLAPPVWNMTDIRPKKMGTQLPSSRMSREPGHGDAHEYSRSFQVMRFQYERNQEANEVTENGLEELNEPEMEVMRNQLCIVTTRLQALENQGAMWRHREALFFIMLVSAFIANLWLWMLL from the exons ATGGCAGGAGAGCCCACTAACACCAAGGAGGAGATGGAAATGCCTTTGGCCAAGGAGGTGAGCCCTCAAGGCCAAGGGCAAAGTCAGGAGTGCCTGACAACAGCAG aAATGACAGAGCAGGGATATTGGTCCCTAGGAGTCTACCAGCGGCGACAGAATTTGGAACTCAAGACTGTCAGCTGTGTTCTAGCCCCACCAGTTTGGAATATGACTGACATCCGCCCCAAGAAAATG GGGACCCAGCTGCCATCGTCTAGGATGTCAAGAGAACCAGGTCATGGGGATGCCCATGAGTATTCTAGAAGCTTCCAAGTCATGCGGTTCCAGTATGAGCG CAACCAGGAGGCCAATGAGGTCACAGAGAACGGCTTGGAAGAGCTGAATGAACCAGAGATGGAAGTCATGAGAAATCAG CTGTGCATCGTCACCACGCGACTGCAGGCCTTGGAGAACCAGGGTGCCATGTGGCGCCACAGGGAAGCCCTGTTCTTCATCATGCTGGTGTCGGCCTTCATTGCCAACCTGTGGCTGTGGATGCTGCTGTGA
- the CNGA2 gene encoding cyclic nucleotide-gated channel alpha-2, protein MTEKSNGVKSSSANNHNHHAPPAIKVNGKEERGTSSRPPSAADDDTSSELQRLAEMDAPQRSRGGFRRIVRLVGVIREWANKNFREQEPRPDSFLERFRGPELQTVTTQQGDGKGDKDGEGKAAKKKFELFVLDPAGDWYYRWLFVIAMLVLYNWCLLVARACFSDLQRAYYLVWLVLDYFSDVVYIMDLFIRLRTGFLEQGLLVKDTKKLRDNYIHTLQFKLDVASIIPTDFIYFAVGIHSPELRFNRLLHFARMFEFFDRTETRTSYPNIFRISNLVLYILVIIHWNACIYYAISKSIGFGVDTWVYPNITDPEYGYLAREYIYCLYWSTLTLTTIGETPPPVKDEEYLFVIFDFLIGVLIFATIVGNVGSMISNMNATRAEFQAKIDAIKHYMHFRKVSKEMEAKVIKWFDYLWTNKKTVDEREVLKNLPAKLRAEIAINVHLSTLKKVRIFQDCEAGLLVELVLKLRPQVFSPGDYICRKGDIGKEMYIIKEGKLAVVADDGVTQYALLSAGSCFGEISILNIKGSKMGNRRTANIRSLGYSDLFCLSKDDLMEAVTEYPDAKKVLEERGREILMKEGLLDENEVAASMEVDVQEKLEQLETNMETLYTRFARLLAEYTGAQQKLKQRITVLETKMKQNEDDYLSDGMNSPEPDAVEKP, encoded by the exons ATGACCGAAAAATCCAATGGCGTGAAAAGCTCCTCTGCTAATAACCACAACCACCATGCACCCCCTGCCATCAAGGTCAATGGCAAAGAAGAGCGCGGGACCAGCAGCAG GCCACCATCTGCAGCTGATGATGACAcctcctcagagctgcagaggtTGGCAGAGATGGACGCTCCACAGCGGAGCAGGGGCGGCTTCCGCAG GATTGTCCGCCTGGTAGGGGTCATCAGAGAGTGGGCTAACAAGAATTTCCGTGAGCAGGAGCCTAGACCTGACTCGTTCCTCGAGCGTTTCCGTGGACCTGAGCTCCAGACTGTAACCACACAGCAGGGCGACGGCAAAGGCGACAAGGACGGCGAGGGCAAGGCTGCCAA GAAGAAATTTGAATTATTTGTCTTGGATCCAGCTGGGGACTGGTACTACCGCTGGCTGTTTGTCATTGCCATGCTTGTCCTCTACAACTGGTGCCTGCTGGTGGCCAG AGCCTGCTTCAGTGATCTACAGAGAGCCTATTATCTGGTGTGGCTGGTTCTGGACTACTTCTCAGATGTGGTTTACATCATGGACCTCTTCATCCGACTGCGCACAG GTTTCCTGGAGCAGGGATTGCTGGTCAAAGATACCAAAAAGTTGCGGGACAACTACATCCACACCCTACAGTTCAAGCTAGATGTGGCTTCCATCATCCCCACAGACTTCATCTATTTTGCTGTGGGCATCCACAGCCCTGAGCTGCGCTTCAACCGTCTGCTACACTTTGCCCGCATGTTTGAGTTCTTTGATCGTACTGAGACACGTACCAGCTACCCCAACATCTTCCGCATCAGCAACCTGGTCCTCTACATCTTGGTCATCATTCACTGGAATGCCTGCATCTACTATGCTATTTCCAAGTCCATTGGATTTGGAGTTGACACCTGGGTTTACCCCAATATCACTGACCCTGAGTATGGCTATCTGGCTAGGGAATACATCTACTGCCTTTACTGGTCCACACTGACCCTCACCACCATTGGAGAGACACCACCCCCTGTAAAGGATGAGGAGTACCTATTTGTCATCTTTGACTTCCTGATCGGTGTCCTCATCTTTGCCACTATTGTGGGAAATGTGGGCTCCATGATCTCCAATATGAATGCCACCCGGGCTGAATTCCAGGCCAAGATTGATGCCATCAAACACTACATGCACTTCCGCAAGGTCAGCAAGGAGATGGAAGCCAAGGTCATCAAATGGTTTGACTACCTGTGGACCAATAAGAAGACCGTGGATGAACGGGAAGTTCTCAAGAACTTGCCAGCCAAACTCAGGGCTGAGATAGCTATCAATGTCCACCTGTCTACACTCAAGAAAGTGCGCATCTTCCAGGACTGTGAAGCTGGCTTGTTGGTGGAGCTGGTCCTGAAGCTCCGTCCCCAGGTCTTCAGCCCTGGAGATTACATTTGCCGCAAGGGGGACATTGGCAAGGAGATGTACATAATAAAGGAGGGCAAGTTAGCAGTGGTGGCGGATGATGGTGTGACTCAGTATGCTTTGCTCTCTGCTGGGAGCTGCTTTGGCGAGATCAGTATCCTTAACATTAAGGGCAGCAAAATGGGTAATCGACGCACGGCCAATATCCGAAGCCTTGGTTACTCAGATCTCTTCTGCTTGTCCAAGGACGATCTTATGGAAGCTGTGACCGAGTACCCTGATGCCAAGAAGGTCTTGGAGGAGAGGGGTCGGGAGATCCTGATGAAGGAGGGGCTGCTGGATGAGAATGAGGTGGCAGCCAGCATGGAGGTAGATGTGCAGGAAAAGCTAGAGCAGCTAGAGACCAACATGGAGACCTTGTATACTCGCTTTGCCCGCCTGCTGGCTGAATACACAGGAGCCCAGCAGAAGCTCAAGCAGCGaatcacagttctggagaccaagATGAAGCAGAATGAGGATGATTACCTGTCAGATGGGATGAACAGCCCTGAGCCAGATGCTGTTGAGAAGCCATGA